The nucleotide sequence AGGCTGCTTTGAGGTTTAGCTTGTATGCTTTTTAATGCTAAAAGCTTTAATGTTTTTGGGATCTCTCAAGAATCTCTTGTGGTGTAGGAGACATGATTTTAGCACCATTGGTGCCGTTTGAATCACCATTGGTTTTAGGAACTTGTGCTGGTGTCGGCCTTGcctgttgttgctgttgacGTTGTTGTTCTTTTATGTTTTTATAGTAGTTCTCAGCAGCCTTTAGAGCCGACTCTAAGGGCATATCAGGCTTCTGCGCCATTATCCTTCTGGAGTAATTCTCAATAGTCTCCCTCTCTGTATAAATTTTGTGAGATGAAGATCCAGGGGTTGGTGTACGTGAAGAACCTCCAGTTTTTGACATTTGTATATTGTTTGGGGTATTTTGAGAATTACTTGGATTGTTTTGGTTTCCTCTGCTTGAAGAACGCATATTTTGTTGagaattttgtaattgCTTTTGTTGTAATCTATTCTTTGCGTTCCTTCTCAACTGTATATCCCTTCGTAATGATTCATCCCTTTGAGCTTTCAATTCCGCCATTTCTGCAGGACTTGGTACtttcatatttttaatgTCTAATGGTTTTCTTGGTTGCGATGGATTCGGTTTTGGTGCGTTCTCTCTTTTCCTAATACACTTCCGCATTGCTTCAAACATACTGGCCCAACGTAATCTTCTATGACCCCTTTGAATGGATTCCATCCCAACACCTAGTGGAGAGATCCTTCTATTTTGACGTTGCTGGAACTTGTGAGCTTCCATCAGCCATTGTTGAGCTGTGTGGGCACGAGGTCCcttcaaatcattaaaattcaaccgttcattcaattgaacaaatctttcaaaacaTTGCCAAGGTGTTCTTCTTTCCATATTGGAAAGATATGATTTGTTTGGTTTATGCAGCATGTGAGCTGCAATCAATTCCCAATTATAACCATAAgcattaatatttttcaccaattctttatcatcatctggTAACCATATAGTAGGAGTCCTACTTTGTAAGTACCTTAGGGATGGGACCGGTGGTGGTCTTAAGTAATGGCTTCTTCTATTACCATAGAACATACCTCTTCTTTTACTTAATTGAAGTATTGATTGCTCATCATCAACTAGTTgcttttcaattaatttaataaagtgatcatcatctaatgaaacaattgcCTTTGAGATTGGTGTAAATGGTAATTTACTGGTTTCATCTTGTGCATCTTCCTCGAGGCCATTATAAGTAGGAAGCTCTTCCAAAAGAGTATTTTCTAGTCTCGATAAATCTTCTTCGCCTAAGGTCAATTTAAATGGGTATGGACTGTCAGTCTTTAAGTAAGAATCATATTCCTCCCTTGTTGCTGTAGGTAGATTACtaagaaaatttatttccTCCGATGGATTTGGCCTCTTCAATAGCTCAGaaatatcaataaatttctcGGTTGTAACATCTCCTTCTGTTGAATCTGTGcttatttcaatttctttgagATCTGACGAAGTGTCagaat is from Naumovozyma castellii chromosome 6, complete genome and encodes:
- the EAF1 gene encoding Eaf1p (ancestral locus Anc_5.417); this translates as MENNSMPSRMTSDYRRRSIDANKISVNDLVNRRNRKVAELYCMSRLSDILKINDSKVLKTQIESFVSSNDIKKGKRFYKDALPKVSYLKTPNSTLARKKSDTALLPIDISNAELPNNIEGSRSEPPPYIKEEFPHKISDETNHLKRPLDEEDRLQIKSLEKRSKSSSQESISYNRLLPIQLAKQTEQTKQMVYPGINILPPKATPVEHELNISDPLLKQLSKPKAEELTCYNKDNINKKDYIYLLMNETVPSKIPQALPLAELKYMAQTLPLVNLIPRAHKTLTTEIINNALNESRITVVASRIEELRRLGLWSLRQPKKFIDPWTVNKSHYGILLQEAKWMQNDFKEGQKYKIAVCTTIAQAIMDYWTYGKVCCVETKPIIHIPSSSTQASDDHVEKEESENNEETVQDSTKNKRSLDTNEASALQALGENSANNDNIGKVTVLPASEAPLEKSEKENELIDNSDTSSDLKEIEISTDSTEGDVTTEKFIDISELLKRPNPSEEINFLSNLPTATREEYDSYLKTDSPYPFKLTLGEEDLSRLENTLLEELPTYNGLEEDAQDETSKLPFTPISKAIVSLDDDHFIKLIEKQLVDDEQSILQLSKRRGMFYGNRRSHYLRPPPVPSLRYLQSRTPTIWLPDDDKELVKNINAYGYNWELIAAHMLHKPNKSYLSNMERRTPWQCFERFVQLNERLNFNDLKGPRAHTAQQWLMEAHKFQQRQNRRISPLGVGMESIQRGHRRLRWASMFEAMRKCIRKRENAPKPNPSQPRKPLDIKNMKVPSPAEMAELKAQRDESLRRDIQLRRNAKNRLQQKQLQNSQQNMRSSSRGNQNNPSNSQNTPNNIQMSKTGGSSRTPTPGSSSHKIYTERETIENYSRRIMAQKPDMPLESALKAAENYYKNIKEQQRQQQQQARPTPAQVPKTNGDSNGTNGAKIMSPTPQEILERSQKH